The following coding sequences lie in one Buchnera aphidicola (Stegophylla sp.) genomic window:
- the cyaY gene encoding iron donor protein CyaY, whose product MKNLIFYNLFNKILFTIEKYLDTFDNTNDIDYEINYQILTITFKKNKKIIISKQEILQQIWLATNDHGYHFKYKNKNWICNRSQRNFWNILEESFHIFGEKQANFSQFYLKK is encoded by the coding sequence ATGAAAAATCTTATATTTTATAATTTATTTAATAAAATTCTTTTTACTATTGAAAAATATTTAGATACTTTTGATAATACCAATGATATAGACTATGAAATTAATTACCAAATATTAACTATAACATTTAAAAAAAATAAAAAAATTATTATTAGTAAACAAGAAATACTACAACAAATTTGGTTAGCTACAAATGATCATGGATATCATTTCAAATATAAAAATAAAAATTGGATCTGTAACCGAAGTCAACGTAATTTTTGGAACATATTGGAAGAATCATTTCATATATTTGGTGAAAAACAAGCTAACTTTTCTCAATTTTATTTAAAAAAATAA
- the dapF gene encoding diaminopimelate epimerase, translating into MFFSKMHGLGNDFVIINKINQNFYFSKNTIYKLANRHTGIGFDQLLIIEKPKNVKYDFYYRIFNSNGLEVNQCGNGARCFAYFVYFKKITSKKKIILQTKTNILYITIHNENNIEVNMGKPSFYPHQIPILFPNILKKYSIKINNTIIKFGAIYIGNPHCVIIVNDINTYPVHTMGRLLSKHYLFPDHINVNFIQIINSNHIFLRVYERGVGETQACGSGACASVVIGIMWKLLDSEVQVTLPGGNLKILWTGSLQDYIYMIGPAKHVYDGQIYV; encoded by the coding sequence ATATTTTTTTCAAAAATGCATGGTTTAGGCAATGATTTTGTAATTATTAATAAAATCAATCAAAATTTTTATTTTTCTAAAAATACTATTTATAAACTTGCAAATAGACATACAGGCATAGGATTTGATCAATTATTAATAATTGAAAAACCTAAAAATGTGAAATACGATTTTTATTATCGTATTTTTAACTCTAATGGTTTAGAAGTAAATCAATGTGGTAATGGAGCGAGATGTTTTGCTTATTTTGTATATTTTAAAAAAATCACTTCTAAGAAAAAAATTATTCTTCAAACAAAAACTAACATTTTATATATTACTATACATAATGAAAATAATATTGAAGTCAATATGGGAAAACCAAGTTTTTATCCTCATCAAATTCCTATATTATTTCCAAATATATTGAAAAAATATAGTATTAAAATCAATAATACAATTATAAAATTTGGAGCAATATATATTGGTAATCCTCATTGTGTAATTATAGTTAATGACATAAATACATATCCTGTACATACCATGGGTAGATTGTTAAGTAAACATTATTTATTTCCTGATCACATAAATGTTAATTTTATACAAATTATTAATTCAAATCATATTTTTTTACGTGTATATGAGCGAGGGGTAGGTGAAACACAGGCTTGTGGTAGTGGTGCTTGCGCATCTGTAGTTATTGGAATTATGTGGAAATTACTTGATTCAGAAGTACAAGTTACTTTACCGGGAGGTAATTTAAAAATTTTATGGACTGGGTCATTACAAGATTATATTTATATGATCGGACCTGCTAAACATGTATATGATGGTCAAATATATGTATAA
- the rho gene encoding transcription termination factor Rho has product MNLTALKNMPVSDLLLLGNNIELKNLARMRKQDIIFNILKKHARIGEDIFGDGVLEILKDGFGFLRSSDSSYLSGPDDIYVSPSQIRKFNLRTGDSVSGEIRPPKKGERYFSLLKINQVNYDHPKNAKRKILFENLTPLHANSRLRMEKGNGCTNDLTSRILDLSSPIGKGQRGLIVAPPKAGKTILLQNIAQSIVCNYPNCVLMVLLIDERPEEVTEMQRLVKGEVVASTFDEPSSRHIQVSEMVIEKAKRLVEHKKDVIILLDSITRLARAYNTIIPSSGKVLTGGIDSNALHRPKRFFGAARNVEEGGSLTIIATALIDTGSKMDEVIYEEFKGTGNMELLLSRKISEKRVFPAIDYNRSGTRKEELLTSSNELQKMWILRKIMHPMNEIDAIEFLINKLSMTKTNYEFFNMMKRS; this is encoded by the coding sequence ATGAATCTTACTGCATTAAAAAATATGCCTGTTTCTGATTTATTGTTACTGGGAAATAATATAGAATTAAAAAATTTAGCTAGAATGCGTAAACAAGATATTATATTCAATATTTTAAAAAAACATGCAAGAATTGGAGAAGACATATTTGGAGATGGAGTACTAGAAATTTTAAAAGATGGATTTGGTTTTTTACGTTCATCAGATAGTTCTTATTTATCTGGTCCTGATGACATTTATGTTTCTCCAAGTCAAATTCGTAAATTTAATTTACGAACAGGAGATAGTGTTTCAGGTGAAATTAGGCCTCCAAAAAAAGGAGAAAGATATTTTTCTTTATTAAAAATTAATCAAGTAAATTATGATCATCCTAAAAATGCAAAACGTAAAATTTTGTTTGAAAATCTCACACCTTTACACGCAAATTCAAGATTACGTATGGAAAAAGGAAATGGATGCACCAATGATTTAACATCTCGTATTTTAGATTTGTCTTCACCTATTGGAAAAGGTCAACGAGGTTTGATTGTTGCTCCTCCTAAAGCAGGAAAAACAATTTTATTACAAAATATTGCACAAAGTATTGTTTGTAATTATCCAAATTGTGTACTCATGGTACTTTTAATTGATGAAAGACCTGAAGAAGTAACTGAAATGCAAAGATTAGTAAAAGGTGAAGTAGTAGCATCGACTTTTGACGAACCTTCTTCAAGACATATACAAGTATCTGAGATGGTCATAGAAAAAGCAAAACGATTAGTTGAACATAAGAAAGATGTTATTATTTTGTTAGATTCTATTACTCGATTAGCTCGTGCATATAACACTATCATTCCTTCTTCTGGAAAGGTATTAACTGGAGGAATTGATTCTAATGCTTTACATAGACCAAAACGTTTTTTTGGAGCTGCTCGAAATGTAGAAGAAGGAGGGAGTTTAACAATTATTGCGACTGCATTAATTGATACTGGATCAAAAATGGATGAAGTTATTTATGAAGAATTTAAAGGTACAGGTAATATGGAATTATTACTTTCAAGAAAAATTTCAGAAAAACGTGTATTTCCAGCTATTGATTATAATCGTTCTGGAACAAGAAAAGAAGAATTATTAACATCATCAAATGAATTACAAAAAATGTGGATTTTACGTAAAATTATGCATCCTATGAACGAAATTGATGCTATAGAATTTTTAATTAATAAATTGTCTATGACTAAAACTAATTATGAATTTTTTAATATGATGAAAAGATCTTAA